One Lacunisphaera limnophila DNA window includes the following coding sequences:
- a CDS encoding Dabb family protein, producing the protein MLYHCVYFWLKPELTAEQRAEFRRGVETLKGIKSAAQVAVGVPAKTTPRPVIDASYDVALVVVCADVAAEAAYQVDPLHLAFVANFKTYWTRVQIYDSE; encoded by the coding sequence ATGCTTTACCACTGTGTTTACTTCTGGCTGAAACCCGAGCTCACCGCGGAGCAGCGCGCGGAATTCCGCCGCGGCGTCGAGACCCTCAAGGGGATCAAGAGCGCCGCTCAGGTGGCGGTCGGGGTGCCCGCCAAGACCACGCCGCGGCCGGTGATCGACGCGAGCTACGACGTGGCACTCGTCGTGGTGTGCGCAGATGTCGCCGCCGAGGCCGCCTACCAGGTGGATCCGCTGCACCTCGCCTTCGTGGCGAATTTCAAGACCTATTGGACGCGGGTGCAGATCTACGATTCGGAATAA
- a CDS encoding SDR family NAD(P)-dependent oxidoreductase, translating into MPALTTQVVIVTGASSGIGEATVRRLVRGGARVVITARRQDRLEALAREVDQTGISVLAVAGDITSDADRQKILAAALAKFGRVDALVNNAGYGTRGPVEIVPVDLIRQNYETNLFALIALTQLVLPGMRERGTGCIVNIGSVAGRIARPLSSVYDSTKHALEAITDGLRGELQPFGVRVSLIRPGFILTEFIEAANAVSAEVIAQAGPYAPYYRGYHEGTTKLRAFAGTPDDIARLVEKALVSDNPAPRYNGPFHAKVFLFLRWLLPRRVIGWMTRLKT; encoded by the coding sequence ATGCCCGCCCTCACCACCCAGGTCGTGATCGTCACCGGCGCCTCTTCCGGCATCGGCGAGGCCACGGTGCGGCGGCTGGTGCGCGGCGGCGCGCGGGTGGTTATCACGGCGCGGCGGCAGGACCGGTTGGAGGCGCTGGCGCGCGAGGTGGACCAGACGGGCATCTCGGTGCTGGCCGTGGCGGGTGACATCACCAGCGACGCCGATCGGCAAAAAATCCTGGCGGCCGCGCTGGCCAAGTTCGGCCGGGTGGACGCGCTGGTGAACAACGCCGGCTACGGCACGCGCGGCCCGGTCGAGATTGTCCCGGTCGACCTGATCCGACAAAACTACGAGACCAACCTCTTTGCGCTGATCGCGCTCACGCAGCTCGTGCTGCCGGGCATGCGGGAGCGCGGCACGGGTTGCATCGTGAACATCGGCTCCGTGGCCGGCCGGATCGCGCGGCCGCTCTCGAGCGTCTACGACTCGACCAAGCACGCCCTCGAGGCGATCACCGACGGACTGCGCGGCGAACTGCAACCCTTCGGCGTGCGCGTGAGCCTCATCCGGCCGGGCTTCATCCTCACGGAGTTCATCGAGGCGGCGAACGCCGTGTCGGCCGAGGTGATCGCGCAGGCCGGACCGTACGCGCCGTATTACCGCGGCTACCACGAGGGCACGACCAAGCTCCGCGCCTTCGCCGGCACGCCCGACGACATCGCGCGGCTGGTGGAAAAGGCGCTGGTGAGCGACAACCCCGCGCCGCGCTACAACGGACCTTTCCACGCGAAGGTTTTCCTGTTCCTCCGCTGGCTGCTGCCGAGGCGAGTCATTGGCTGGATGACGCGGCTGAAGACTTGA
- a CDS encoding TspO/MBR family protein, producing the protein MNVSSARGSWFVLAGFITAAFVAGAIGSAATFENVRTWYPTLTKPSWNPPGWIFGPVWTTLYGLMGVAVWRAWRTGPAARPLVRLYFVQLVCNALWSVLFFGLKQPAWALVDILALLGCLLWLQRGFWRTDRLAGALWVPYVLWVSFATVLNATIVRLN; encoded by the coding sequence ATGAATGTTTCCTCTGCCCGTGGCTCCTGGTTCGTGCTGGCCGGTTTTATCACCGCCGCTTTCGTGGCGGGAGCCATCGGCTCGGCGGCGACGTTCGAAAACGTCCGCACGTGGTATCCGACCCTCACGAAGCCGTCATGGAACCCGCCCGGCTGGATCTTCGGCCCGGTGTGGACGACGTTGTATGGGCTGATGGGCGTGGCGGTCTGGCGGGCGTGGCGCACCGGCCCGGCGGCGCGGCCGTTGGTGAGGCTCTATTTCGTGCAGCTGGTGTGCAACGCGCTCTGGTCGGTGCTGTTCTTCGGCCTCAAGCAACCGGCGTGGGCTCTGGTCGACATCCTTGCGCTGCTGGGGTGCCTCCTCTGGCTGCAACGCGGCTTCTGGCGGACGGACCGTCTGGCCGGCGCGCTCTGGGTACCTTATGTGCTGTGGGTGAGCTTCGCGACGGTGCTCAATGCGACAATCGTGCGGCTGAATTGA
- a CDS encoding excinuclease ABC subunit UvrC has translation MSVDLKEKVRALPESPGVYLMKDRLGRIIYVGKAKSLKKRVSSYFQAGRTRALRHQPKIRTLIEMIEDFEIIEVKSEPEALLLEGKLIKQWRPKYNTDFTDDKRFLLVRLNPADELPRFTLTRFRKDDRSRYFGPFAHSGLLRRTLASMRKQFGVLLGDTHPVKLPDGRWRLYDDVRAELTTWPNEVSAADYQERVAQACAFLDGKSREWLKALRDEMQARSDKQEFEKAAELRDVVLALERTLARTRKFTRDLTKLQPNAEALRALQEALGLESPPVHMECFDISHISGTFVVASMVHFTDGSPDKDHYRRFQIKSFIGNDDFRAMEEVVGRRYRRLLAEQKLFPDLIVIDGGRGQIAAALKAFVALDSPPPALIGLAKKHETIIFPDARAPLNLPLGHPGLNLLQRLRDEAHRFANTYNADLRSRKIRESILDDFPGLGEKRKTALLAHFGSIDRLRSASADQIAELDGFGAKFAAELHAFLHEAKPTTVIPD, from the coding sequence ATGTCCGTCGACCTCAAGGAGAAAGTCCGCGCCCTGCCCGAGTCCCCGGGCGTCTACCTGATGAAGGACCGCCTCGGTCGCATCATCTACGTGGGCAAGGCCAAGAGCCTGAAGAAGCGCGTCTCCTCCTACTTCCAGGCCGGGCGGACCCGCGCCCTGCGCCACCAGCCCAAGATCCGCACCCTGATCGAGATGATCGAGGACTTCGAGATCATCGAGGTGAAGTCCGAGCCCGAGGCCCTCCTGCTCGAGGGCAAGCTGATCAAGCAGTGGCGGCCGAAATACAACACCGACTTCACCGACGACAAGCGCTTCCTCCTCGTCCGCCTCAACCCCGCCGACGAGCTGCCGCGCTTCACCCTCACCCGCTTCCGCAAGGACGACCGCTCGCGCTACTTCGGGCCCTTCGCCCACTCCGGGCTCCTGCGCCGCACGCTCGCCTCCATGCGGAAACAGTTCGGCGTGCTCCTCGGCGACACCCACCCGGTCAAGCTCCCCGACGGCCGCTGGCGCCTTTACGACGACGTGCGCGCCGAGCTCACCACCTGGCCCAACGAGGTCAGCGCCGCGGATTACCAGGAACGCGTGGCGCAGGCCTGCGCCTTCCTCGACGGCAAGTCGCGCGAATGGCTCAAGGCCCTGCGCGACGAAATGCAGGCCCGGTCCGATAAACAGGAGTTCGAGAAGGCCGCCGAGTTGCGCGACGTGGTGCTCGCGCTCGAGCGCACGCTGGCCCGCACGCGCAAGTTCACCCGTGACCTGACGAAGCTGCAGCCCAACGCCGAGGCCCTGCGCGCCCTGCAGGAGGCCCTCGGCCTGGAGTCGCCGCCGGTGCACATGGAGTGCTTCGACATCTCGCACATCAGCGGCACCTTCGTCGTGGCGTCCATGGTGCACTTCACCGACGGCTCACCGGACAAGGACCACTACCGGCGCTTCCAGATCAAGAGCTTCATCGGTAACGACGACTTCCGCGCCATGGAGGAGGTCGTGGGCCGCCGCTACCGGCGCCTGCTCGCTGAGCAAAAACTTTTCCCCGACCTCATCGTGATCGACGGCGGCCGCGGCCAGATTGCCGCCGCGCTCAAGGCCTTCGTCGCGCTCGACTCGCCGCCGCCGGCCCTCATCGGCCTCGCGAAAAAGCACGAGACGATCATCTTCCCCGACGCGCGCGCCCCGCTCAACCTTCCGCTCGGCCACCCCGGCCTGAACCTGCTCCAGCGCTTGCGCGACGAGGCCCACCGTTTCGCCAACACCTACAACGCCGACCTCCGCTCGCGGAAGATCCGGGAGAGCATCCTGGACGACTTCCCCGGCCTCGGCGAAAAGCGGAAAACCGCGCTCCTCGCCCACTTCGGCTCCATCGACCGGCTCCGCAGCGCCAGTGCCGACCAGATCGCCGAACTCGATGGCTTCGGCGCTAAATTCGCCGCCGAGCTGCACGCTTTCCTCCACGAAGCCAAACCCACCACGGTGATCCCGGACTGA
- a CDS encoding CinA family nicotinamide mononucleotide deamidase-related protein, with product MAHIPAHSDPARQGAPTTSSRYELLTLGDELLLGLTANAHLTWIGAQLGRRGVQLQRNVTVTDEADAIAAQFRESWARADVVITTGGLGPTCDDRTREVLAAVLGQKLVFDPRTEEAIRARFAKFQRVPTANNLKQAYRFERGEVLPNANGTAPGLWVEQEGKLLIMLPGPPNELQPMFTEQVIPRLAARGKLSDQEAYIQIRSIGIGESALETMFECTFSRSPGLGIAFCAHQGQVDCRISSPDGRYGMEKLRAIASECAALLGDNLLCFGHDSIAQVVADQLKQQGRTLAVAEASTGGMLANAFADLCGACKFFQGGIVSTSNEAKMLMLECPECLLKQHGAVSPECAVAMASGVAEKLGADYGLAITGFSGPCTGGGENPLGSIYIGLHSPHGDWAKQLTYPGPRAAVKQRAINDAIDWLRREVLKETHRIAAPQVN from the coding sequence ATGGCACACATTCCGGCACACTCCGATCCCGCGCGCCAAGGCGCGCCGACAACTTCCTCACGCTACGAACTCCTCACCCTCGGTGACGAGCTGCTGCTTGGGTTGACGGCGAATGCCCACCTCACGTGGATCGGCGCCCAGTTGGGCCGGCGCGGCGTGCAGTTGCAGCGCAACGTGACGGTGACGGACGAGGCCGACGCCATCGCCGCGCAGTTTCGCGAGAGCTGGGCGCGGGCGGATGTCGTCATCACGACGGGTGGCCTGGGCCCGACCTGCGACGACCGCACGCGCGAGGTTCTCGCCGCGGTGCTGGGTCAGAAACTGGTATTCGACCCGCGGACGGAAGAGGCCATCCGGGCCCGCTTCGCGAAGTTCCAGCGCGTGCCGACGGCGAACAACCTGAAGCAGGCCTATCGTTTTGAGCGCGGCGAGGTGCTGCCCAATGCCAACGGCACGGCCCCCGGCCTCTGGGTCGAACAAGAGGGCAAGCTGCTCATCATGCTGCCGGGCCCCCCGAACGAATTGCAGCCGATGTTCACCGAGCAGGTCATCCCGCGCCTGGCGGCGCGGGGCAAACTCTCGGACCAGGAAGCCTACATCCAGATCCGCTCGATCGGCATCGGCGAGTCGGCGCTGGAAACGATGTTCGAGTGCACCTTCAGCCGCAGTCCGGGGCTGGGCATCGCCTTTTGCGCCCACCAGGGGCAGGTGGACTGCCGCATCAGCTCCCCCGACGGGCGGTATGGGATGGAAAAGCTCCGCGCGATCGCCAGCGAGTGCGCGGCGCTGCTCGGCGACAATCTCCTGTGTTTCGGCCATGACAGCATCGCGCAGGTGGTGGCGGACCAGCTCAAGCAGCAGGGCCGCACGCTCGCGGTGGCCGAGGCCAGCACGGGCGGCATGCTGGCCAACGCCTTCGCCGACCTCTGCGGCGCCTGCAAATTTTTCCAGGGCGGCATCGTCAGCACGAGCAATGAGGCCAAGATGCTCATGCTGGAGTGTCCGGAGTGCCTCCTGAAGCAGCATGGTGCGGTCAGCCCCGAGTGTGCCGTCGCGATGGCGAGCGGCGTGGCGGAGAAGCTGGGCGCCGACTACGGCCTGGCGATCACCGGTTTCTCCGGCCCCTGCACGGGCGGAGGCGAGAATCCCCTCGGCAGCATCTATATCGGCCTGCACAGCCCCCACGGTGACTGGGCCAAGCAGCTGACCTACCCCGGCCCGCGCGCCGCGGTGAAGCAGCGCGCGATCAACGACGCGATCGACTGGTTGCGGCGGGAGGTGCTGAAGGAAACGCACCGCATCGCCGCCCCGCAGGTGAACTGA
- the holA gene encoding DNA polymerase III subunit delta, whose product MPPAATKAFVFVCGPDDFLVGRVGRERFDALVAEAQADDFSREIINGFAGNLEEVETAVNRFRDAVQTVPMFGGKRVVWLKDVSFLADNVTGRAEGTLKQVEALQEILAKVNPDEVSVVVTAAPVDRRRSFPKWCEANGDFTLAGGDGDNAVEALAGVALAEARAFGVTFGEGAVEVLLTKVGANTRLITEEVRKLATYVGQEGGVIEAAQVIELTPNMAEGDFFESAERFFAGDLHGTLRALTQHFFTGGDARPVLSSLQNRNRILIQARVLIDAGDLRAPGPYGFDKAAWARAQGAYAKHFGGDAEKSGYNLFTQNQWYVGKLVGTGRLPPLRRLIDNQQEFIAAFEEIIRRPNDQETVLREMAVRCLT is encoded by the coding sequence ATGCCTCCCGCCGCCACCAAAGCCTTCGTCTTCGTCTGCGGACCCGACGACTTCCTCGTCGGGCGCGTGGGCCGGGAGCGGTTCGACGCCCTGGTGGCCGAGGCGCAGGCCGACGATTTTTCCCGTGAGATCATCAACGGGTTTGCCGGCAACCTGGAGGAGGTGGAGACCGCGGTGAACCGCTTTCGCGATGCCGTGCAGACCGTGCCGATGTTCGGCGGCAAGCGCGTGGTGTGGCTCAAGGACGTGAGTTTCCTCGCGGACAACGTGACCGGCCGGGCCGAGGGCACGCTCAAGCAGGTCGAGGCACTGCAGGAGATCCTGGCCAAGGTGAATCCGGATGAGGTCTCCGTGGTGGTGACCGCGGCACCGGTGGACCGCCGCCGCAGTTTTCCGAAGTGGTGCGAGGCGAACGGCGATTTCACGCTGGCGGGCGGCGACGGGGACAATGCCGTCGAGGCCCTGGCGGGCGTGGCCCTGGCGGAGGCGCGCGCGTTTGGCGTCACGTTCGGCGAGGGGGCCGTGGAGGTGCTGCTCACCAAGGTCGGCGCCAACACGCGGCTCATCACGGAAGAGGTGCGCAAGCTGGCGACCTACGTGGGGCAGGAGGGCGGGGTGATCGAGGCGGCGCAGGTGATCGAGCTCACGCCCAACATGGCGGAGGGTGATTTCTTCGAGTCGGCCGAGCGGTTCTTTGCCGGCGACCTGCACGGCACCCTGCGCGCGCTGACGCAGCATTTCTTCACCGGCGGCGACGCCCGCCCCGTGCTCTCGTCGCTGCAGAACCGCAACCGCATCCTGATCCAGGCGCGCGTGCTGATCGATGCCGGCGACCTGCGCGCGCCCGGTCCCTACGGTTTCGACAAGGCGGCCTGGGCGCGCGCGCAGGGCGCCTACGCGAAGCACTTCGGCGGGGACGCCGAGAAAAGTGGCTACAACCTCTTCACGCAGAACCAGTGGTATGTCGGCAAGCTGGTCGGCACGGGCCGGTTGCCGCCGCTGCGCCGGCTGATCGACAACCAGCAGGAGTTCATCGCGGCGTTCGAGGAAATCATCCGCCGGCCCAATGATCAGGAAACCGTCCTGCGCGAGATGGCGGTGCGGTGTTTGACGTAA
- the purB gene encoding adenylosuccinate lyase, whose amino-acid sequence MNHPTSTPATDPIPNVLAERYASRAMQEIWSAHGRILLERDFWIAVMKAQRDLGVAIPAEAIKDYERVRDDVSLERIKERERVTLHDVKARLEEFSDLASRQFIHLGLTSRDLTENVEQLQVARALKLVQFKAVAALHLLAQRAAEYRDVMLTGRTHNVPAQPTTLGKRLAMFGQELQLAHDRLDNLIARYPVRGLKGAVGTQLDQLTLLGGDTDKVDQLEGRIIKHLGFKAAFGAVGQVYPRSLDFDTVSALHQVGAAAASCATTLRLMAGAGLLTEGFQEGQVGSSAMPHKVNARNCERVCGFSTILSGYVTMTAALAGHQWNEGDVSCSVVRRVALPDAFYAIDGLFETFLTVLRQLEAFPAAIAAENQRNLPFLATTTILMEAVKNGAGRETAHEAIKEHALAAAKALRLGGDADLLARLAGDKRVGLGKKKLTEVLRQNERFVGAAPHQVDAFVAAVAPLVKKHKGAAEYRPGKLL is encoded by the coding sequence TTGAACCACCCGACGTCCACCCCCGCCACCGATCCCATTCCCAACGTGCTCGCCGAGCGTTATGCCTCGCGCGCGATGCAGGAGATCTGGTCGGCGCACGGACGCATCCTGCTGGAACGGGACTTCTGGATCGCGGTGATGAAGGCGCAGCGCGACCTCGGGGTCGCCATCCCGGCCGAGGCGATCAAGGATTACGAGCGCGTGCGCGATGACGTCAGCCTCGAACGCATCAAGGAGCGCGAGCGGGTCACCCTCCACGACGTGAAGGCCCGCCTGGAGGAGTTTTCCGACCTGGCCAGCCGCCAGTTCATCCACCTCGGGCTGACCAGCCGCGACCTCACGGAGAACGTCGAGCAGCTGCAGGTCGCCCGCGCACTGAAGCTCGTGCAGTTCAAGGCCGTGGCCGCGCTCCATCTCCTCGCCCAGCGCGCCGCCGAATACCGCGACGTCATGCTCACCGGCCGGACGCACAACGTGCCCGCGCAGCCGACCACGCTGGGCAAGCGCCTCGCCATGTTTGGCCAGGAGCTGCAGCTGGCCCACGACCGGCTCGATAACCTCATCGCCCGCTACCCGGTGCGCGGCCTCAAGGGCGCGGTCGGCACGCAGCTGGACCAGCTCACGCTGCTCGGGGGGGACACCGACAAGGTGGACCAGCTCGAGGGCCGCATCATCAAGCACCTCGGTTTCAAGGCGGCCTTCGGCGCCGTGGGCCAGGTCTACCCGCGCTCGCTCGATTTCGACACGGTGAGCGCGCTGCACCAGGTGGGGGCCGCGGCCGCCAGCTGCGCGACCACGCTTCGCCTCATGGCCGGGGCGGGCCTGCTGACTGAGGGTTTCCAGGAAGGGCAGGTGGGCTCGTCCGCGATGCCGCACAAGGTCAACGCCCGCAACTGCGAGCGCGTCTGCGGCTTTTCGACCATCCTCTCCGGTTATGTCACGATGACGGCGGCCCTCGCCGGCCACCAGTGGAACGAGGGTGATGTGTCGTGCTCGGTGGTGCGCCGCGTGGCGCTGCCCGATGCCTTCTACGCGATCGACGGCCTGTTCGAGACCTTCCTCACCGTGCTGCGCCAGCTGGAGGCGTTCCCCGCCGCCATCGCGGCCGAGAACCAGCGCAACCTGCCCTTCCTCGCCACGACCACGATCCTGATGGAGGCCGTAAAGAACGGCGCCGGTCGCGAGACCGCCCACGAGGCGATCAAGGAACATGCGCTGGCGGCCGCCAAGGCCCTGCGTTTGGGCGGAGACGCCGATCTGCTGGCCCGCTTGGCCGGCGACAAGCGCGTCGGCCTGGGCAAGAAAAAGCTCACGGAGGTCCTGCGCCAGAACGAGCGTTTTGTCGGCGCGGCCCCGCACCAGGTGGATGCCTTTGTGGCCGCGGTCGCCCCGCTGGTGAAAAAGCACAAGGGCGCCGCCGAGTACCGGCCGGGCAAGCTGCTCTGA
- a CDS encoding 6-phosphofructokinase yields MAEELQGNCLIGQTGGPTAVINASVAGVVAEALNHSCIEEVYGALNGVHGLLNEDLVDLASESQQAIRGLRYTPGAALGSCRTKLKKPADFDRVLEVFKAHNIRYYFHIGDGDSQETAVKLGETAAAAGYELRVIGIPKTIENDISATDHCPGYGSAVKFIAASVKELALDAEAIGQGDLVTLVEVMGRNTGWLAAGASLAKRRDHPNDPPHLVYLPEVPFSNEKFVEDVRRVLKREKHCVVVVGEGLVDKDGNYVSVETSASDPAGHAQLGGVGEALKDLVESQVGAKARVARFGVAQRAAAHLASKTDADEAFLAGQAAVKAAVNGETGKLVTLVRGDGDVYTCETGLSALSDVVGNLKKLPKEWVNEDGVSLNFQFFRYATPLIQGEVAVPFDNGLPAYAKLTRESVDKTLPGYEG; encoded by the coding sequence ATGGCAGAAGAACTCCAAGGCAACTGTCTCATCGGCCAGACCGGCGGCCCGACCGCCGTCATCAACGCCAGCGTCGCCGGCGTTGTCGCCGAAGCCCTCAATCATTCGTGCATTGAGGAAGTCTACGGCGCGCTCAACGGCGTGCACGGCCTCCTGAACGAGGACCTCGTGGACCTCGCCTCCGAGTCGCAGCAGGCGATCCGCGGCCTCCGCTATACGCCCGGCGCCGCCCTGGGCTCCTGCCGCACCAAGCTCAAGAAGCCGGCCGATTTCGACCGCGTGCTCGAGGTCTTCAAGGCCCACAACATCCGTTACTATTTCCACATCGGCGACGGCGACTCCCAGGAGACCGCGGTCAAGCTCGGCGAGACCGCCGCGGCCGCCGGCTACGAGCTCCGCGTCATCGGCATCCCGAAGACGATCGAGAACGACATTTCCGCCACGGACCACTGCCCCGGCTACGGCAGCGCCGTGAAGTTCATCGCCGCCAGCGTCAAGGAGCTCGCGCTCGACGCCGAGGCGATCGGCCAGGGCGACCTCGTGACGCTCGTCGAGGTCATGGGCCGCAACACCGGCTGGCTCGCCGCCGGCGCCTCGCTGGCCAAGCGCCGCGACCACCCGAACGATCCCCCGCACCTCGTCTATCTCCCGGAAGTCCCCTTCAGCAACGAGAAGTTCGTCGAGGATGTCCGCCGCGTGCTCAAGCGCGAGAAACACTGCGTGGTCGTCGTGGGCGAGGGCCTCGTGGACAAGGACGGCAACTACGTTTCCGTCGAGACCAGCGCGTCCGATCCGGCGGGCCATGCCCAGCTCGGCGGCGTGGGTGAGGCGCTCAAGGATCTCGTGGAGTCCCAGGTCGGCGCGAAGGCCCGCGTGGCCCGCTTCGGCGTCGCCCAGCGCGCCGCCGCCCACCTGGCGTCCAAGACCGACGCCGACGAGGCGTTCCTCGCCGGCCAGGCCGCCGTCAAGGCGGCGGTCAACGGCGAGACCGGCAAGCTCGTCACGCTCGTGCGTGGTGACGGCGATGTCTACACCTGCGAGACCGGCCTGAGCGCCCTCAGCGATGTGGTCGGCAACCTCAAGAAGCTCCCGAAGGAGTGGGTCAATGAGGACGGTGTCAGCCTGAACTTCCAGTTCTTCCGCTACGCCACCCCGCTCATCCAGGGCGAGGTCGCGGTGCCGTTCGACAACGGCCTGCCGGCCTACGCCAAGCTCACCCGCGAGAGTGTCGACAAGACGCTCCCGGGCTACGAGGGCTGA
- a CDS encoding SpoIIE family protein phosphatase, whose protein sequence is MDSSPIPVLIVDDDPTTTAVLRGLVRNLGGGLTCEATCVATGAAARVEFKRGGHALVLLDYLLPDEDGLTLLAAVHALPEDRRPVVIMLTGAGSEQVAVEAMKLGAKDYLVKTALNLPTLRRAILGALERRRLEEQLAESTALLRRQHAQLEADLTMAREVQQALLPQGYPVFPADAAPADSRLRFCHHWIPSHQVAGDFFTVFPVSATAAGVFQCDVMGHGVRAALITALLRGLIREQQALAGDPGAFLGALNAQLHALLARVGDLVFVTAVYLVADAAAGEVRLANAGHPTPLHLERGAGRVTPCTLPDGPGPALGLMPEFVYATARRPLAPGDAVLLFTDGIYEVEGGDGEQFGQDRLREAVAARLAQRSGEVLDGLLAEVQAWRPPGIGGLPDDVCLVAVDCAPVG, encoded by the coding sequence ATGGACAGCAGCCCCATCCCGGTCCTGATTGTGGACGACGACCCGACGACCACGGCGGTGCTCCGGGGTTTGGTGCGTAACCTGGGCGGGGGCCTGACCTGCGAGGCAACCTGCGTGGCCACCGGGGCCGCGGCGCGCGTGGAATTTAAGCGCGGCGGCCATGCGCTCGTGCTGCTCGATTATCTGCTGCCGGATGAGGACGGGCTCACGCTGCTCGCGGCCGTGCACGCGCTGCCCGAGGACCGGCGCCCGGTCGTGATCATGCTGACCGGGGCGGGGAGCGAGCAGGTGGCGGTCGAGGCGATGAAGCTCGGCGCGAAGGATTACCTGGTGAAGACGGCGCTCAACCTGCCCACGCTGCGCCGGGCTATTCTCGGGGCGCTCGAGCGCCGGCGGCTCGAGGAGCAGCTGGCCGAGTCCACCGCGTTGCTGCGCCGCCAGCACGCCCAGTTGGAGGCGGATCTCACCATGGCGCGCGAGGTGCAGCAGGCGCTGCTGCCCCAGGGTTACCCGGTGTTCCCGGCTGACGCGGCCCCCGCGGACAGCCGGCTGCGGTTCTGCCACCACTGGATTCCCAGCCACCAGGTGGCGGGGGATTTTTTCACCGTGTTTCCGGTGTCGGCCACCGCGGCCGGCGTGTTCCAGTGCGATGTGATGGGGCACGGCGTGCGCGCCGCGCTGATCACGGCGTTGTTGCGCGGGTTGATCCGCGAGCAGCAGGCGCTCGCGGGCGACCCGGGCGCCTTCCTCGGCGCGCTGAACGCCCAGCTCCACGCGTTGCTCGCGCGTGTCGGCGACCTCGTCTTTGTGACCGCGGTGTATCTGGTGGCCGACGCTGCGGCCGGCGAGGTGCGCCTGGCCAACGCGGGGCATCCCACGCCGTTGCACCTGGAACGCGGGGCCGGCCGGGTGACCCCGTGCACGCTGCCCGACGGGCCCGGCCCGGCGCTCGGGCTCATGCCGGAATTTGTCTACGCCACCGCGCGGCGTCCGCTGGCGCCCGGCGACGCCGTGTTGCTGTTCACGGACGGGATCTATGAGGTGGAAGGGGGGGATGGTGAGCAGTTCGGCCAGGACCGGCTGCGCGAGGCCGTGGCCGCCCGGCTGGCCCAGCGCTCCGGCGAAGTCCTCGACGGGCTGCTGGCCGAGGTGCAGGCGTGGCGTCCTCCCGGCATCGGCGGTTTGCCCGACGACGTTTGCCTCGTGGCGGTGGATTGCGCGCCGGTCGGCTGA
- a CDS encoding FKBP-type peptidyl-prolyl cis-trans isomerase: MTLHSPVIRATLAVLVLSLTACGKKPAEAPAPKAAVIESVDQKVSYGIGFNIGSGLARDRALAVDQAALFAGVSDGLAKAETRVKEADLEAAFQAMQQKMTAALAAEGEKQLAEGQAYLAQNKAKPGVTVTASGLQYELLATGTGAKPKETDTVKVHYHGMLTNGTVFDSSVQRGEPVEFPLTRVISGWTEALQLMSVGDKWKLTIPAGLAYGSQPKGDIPPNSVLIFEVELLGIQ, translated from the coding sequence ATGACCCTCCACTCCCCCGTCATCCGCGCCACGCTCGCCGTCCTTGTTCTCTCCCTCACCGCCTGCGGCAAGAAGCCGGCGGAGGCCCCGGCCCCGAAGGCGGCGGTCATTGAGTCGGTCGACCAGAAGGTGAGCTATGGCATCGGTTTCAACATCGGTTCCGGCCTCGCCCGGGACCGCGCACTCGCGGTGGACCAGGCGGCGCTCTTCGCCGGCGTCAGCGACGGCCTGGCCAAGGCCGAGACCCGGGTGAAGGAAGCGGACCTCGAGGCGGCTTTCCAGGCGATGCAGCAAAAGATGACCGCGGCGCTCGCGGCCGAGGGGGAAAAGCAGCTCGCCGAGGGGCAGGCCTATCTTGCCCAAAACAAGGCCAAGCCGGGCGTGACCGTGACGGCCTCGGGGCTCCAGTATGAGTTGCTGGCCACCGGCACCGGCGCCAAGCCGAAGGAAACCGACACGGTGAAGGTCCACTATCACGGCATGCTGACGAACGGCACCGTCTTTGACAGCTCGGTGCAACGCGGTGAGCCGGTCGAGTTCCCGCTCACCCGGGTGATCTCGGGCTGGACCGAGGCCCTCCAGCTGATGTCGGTCGGCGACAAGTGGAAGCTCACGATCCCGGCGGGGCTGGCCTACGGCTCGCAGCCGAAGGGCGACATCCCGCCGAATTCCGTTCTGATCTTCGAGGTCGAGCTGCTCGGGATCCAGTAA